A part of Escherichia marmotae genomic DNA contains:
- the glnS gene encoding glutamine--tRNA ligase — MSEAEARPTNFIRQIIDEDLASGKHTTVHTRFPPEPNGYLHIGHAKSICLNFGIAQDYKGQCNLRFDDTNPVKEDIEYVESIKNDVEWLGFHWSGNVRYSSDYFDQLHAYAVELINKGLAYVDELTPEQIREYRGTLTQSGKNSPYRDRSVEENLALFEKMRTGGFEEGKACLRAKIDMASPFIVMRDPVLYRIKFAEHHQTGNKWCIYPMYDFTHCISDALEGITHSLCTLEFQDNRRLYDWVLDNITIPVHPRQYEFSRLNLEYTVMSKRKLNQLVTDKHVEGWDDPRMPTISGLRRRGYTAASIREFCKRIGVTKQDNTIEMASLESCIREDLNENAPRAMAVIDPVKLVIENYQGEGEMVTMPNHPNKPEMGSRQVPFSAEIWIDRADFREEANKQYKRLVLGKEVRLRNAYVIKAERVEKDAEGNITTIFCTYDADTLSKDPADGRKVKGVIHWVSAAHALPVEIRLYDRLFSVPNPGAADDFLSVINPESLVIKQGFAEPSLKDAVAGKAFQFEREGYFCLDSRHSTAEKPVFNRTVGLRDTWAKVGE, encoded by the coding sequence ATGAGTGAGGCTGAAGCCCGCCCGACTAACTTTATTCGTCAGATCATCGATGAAGATCTGGCCAGTGGTAAGCACACCACAGTACACACCCGTTTCCCGCCGGAGCCGAATGGCTATCTGCATATTGGCCATGCGAAATCTATCTGCCTGAACTTCGGGATCGCCCAGGACTATAAAGGCCAGTGCAACCTGCGTTTCGACGACACCAACCCGGTAAAAGAAGATATCGAGTACGTCGAGTCGATCAAAAACGACGTTGAGTGGTTAGGTTTTCACTGGTCAGGTAACGTCCGTTACTCCTCCGATTATTTTGATCAACTCCACGCCTATGCTGTTGAATTGATCAATAAAGGCCTGGCATATGTTGATGAACTGACGCCAGAGCAAATCCGCGAATATCGTGGCACTCTGACGCAGTCGGGTAAAAACAGCCCATACCGCGACCGCAGCGTTGAAGAGAACCTGGCGCTGTTCGAGAAGATGCGTACCGGCGGTTTTGAAGAAGGTAAAGCCTGCCTGCGTGCGAAAATCGACATGGCATCGCCGTTTATCGTGATGCGCGATCCGGTGCTGTATCGCATTAAGTTTGCTGAACATCATCAGACCGGCAACAAGTGGTGCATCTACCCGATGTACGACTTCACCCACTGCATCAGCGATGCGTTGGAAGGTATTACCCACTCTCTGTGTACGCTGGAGTTCCAGGACAACCGTCGTCTGTACGACTGGGTTCTGGACAACATCACTATTCCTGTTCATCCGCGCCAGTACGAATTCTCGCGTCTGAATCTGGAATACACCGTGATGTCCAAGCGTAAACTGAACCAGTTGGTGACCGACAAGCACGTAGAAGGCTGGGACGATCCGCGTATGCCGACCATTTCCGGTCTGCGTCGTCGTGGTTATACCGCGGCTTCTATTCGTGAGTTCTGCAAACGCATTGGCGTGACCAAGCAGGACAACACTATTGAGATGGCGTCGCTGGAATCCTGCATCCGTGAAGATCTTAACGAAAACGCCCCTCGCGCAATGGCAGTTATCGATCCAGTAAAACTGGTTATCGAAAACTATCAGGGCGAAGGCGAAATGGTTACCATGCCGAACCATCCGAACAAACCGGAAATGGGTAGCCGCCAGGTGCCGTTTAGTGCTGAGATTTGGATCGATCGTGCCGATTTCCGCGAAGAAGCCAACAAACAGTACAAACGTCTGGTGCTGGGTAAAGAAGTGCGTCTGCGTAATGCTTACGTGATTAAAGCGGAACGCGTGGAGAAAGATGCTGAAGGCAATATCACCACTATCTTCTGTACTTACGATGCTGACACCCTGAGCAAAGATCCGGCTGATGGTCGTAAGGTCAAAGGCGTTATCCACTGGGTAAGTGCGGCACATGCGCTACCGGTTGAAATCCGTCTGTATGACCGTCTGTTCAGCGTGCCGAATCCAGGCGCTGCGGATGATTTCCTGTCGGTGATTAACCCGGAATCGCTGGTGATCAAACAGGGCTTTGCTGAACCGTCGCTGAAAGATGCGGTAGCAGGTAAAGCGTTCCAGTTTGAGCGTGAAGGCTATTTCTGTCTCGACAGTCGCCATTCCACTGCGGAAAAACCAGTATTTAACCGCACCGTTGGGCTGCGTGATACCTGGGCGAAGGTTGGCGAGTAA
- the nagE gene encoding PTS N-acetyl glucosamine transporter subunit IIABC encodes MNILGFFQRLGRALQLPIAVLPVAALLLRFGQPDLLNVAFIAQAGGAIFDNLALIFAIGVASSWSKDSAGAAALAGAVGYFVLTKAMVTINPEINMGVLAGIITGLVGGAAYNRWSAIKLPDFLSFFGGKRFVPIATGFFCLVLAAIFGYVWPPVQHAIHAGGEWIVSAGALGSGIFGFINRLLIPTGLHQVLNTIAWFQIGEFTNAAGAVFHGDINRFYAGDGTAGMFMSGFFPIMMFGLPGAALAMYFAAPKERRPMVGGMLLSVAITAFLTGVTEPLEFLFMFLAPLLYLLHALLTGISLFVATLLGIHAGFSFSAGAIDYALMYNLPAASQNVWMLLVMGVVFFAIYFVVFSVVIRLFNLKTPGREDKEDEIVTEEANSNTEEGLTQLATNYIAAVGGSDNLKAIDACITRLRLTVADSALVNDAMCKRLGASGVVKLNKQTIQVIVGAKAESIGDAMKKVVARGPVAAASAEAAPATAAPAAKPQAVPNAVSIVELVSPITGDVVALDQVPDEAFASKAVGDGVAVKPTDKIVVSPAAGTIVKIFNTNHAFCLETEKGAEIVVHMGIDTVALEGKGFKRLVEEGAQVSAGQPILEMDLDYLNANARSMISPVVCSNIDDFSGLVIKAQGHVVAGQTPLFEIKK; translated from the coding sequence ATGAATATTTTAGGGTTTTTCCAGCGACTCGGTAGGGCGTTACAGCTCCCTATCGCGGTGCTGCCGGTGGCGGCACTGTTGCTGCGATTCGGCCAGCCAGATTTACTTAACGTTGCGTTTATTGCCCAGGCGGGCGGTGCGATTTTTGACAACCTTGCGCTTATCTTCGCGATCGGTGTGGCATCCAGTTGGTCAAAAGACAGCGCGGGCGCGGCGGCGCTGGCGGGGGCAGTCGGGTATTTTGTACTGACCAAAGCGATGGTAACCATCAACCCGGAAATTAACATGGGTGTTCTGGCGGGTATCATTACCGGTCTGGTCGGTGGTGCAGCCTATAACCGTTGGTCCGCGATTAAACTGCCTGACTTCCTGAGCTTCTTCGGCGGTAAACGCTTTGTGCCGATTGCCACTGGCTTCTTCTGTCTGGTGCTGGCAGCCATTTTTGGTTATGTCTGGCCGCCGGTGCAGCACGCTATTCATGCAGGTGGCGAATGGATCGTTTCTGCAGGCGCGCTGGGTTCCGGTATCTTTGGTTTCATCAACCGTCTGCTGATCCCAACGGGTCTGCATCAGGTGCTGAACACTATCGCCTGGTTCCAGATTGGTGAATTCACCAACGCGGCGGGTGCTGTATTCCACGGCGATATCAACCGCTTCTATGCGGGTGACGGCACGGCGGGGATGTTCATGTCCGGCTTCTTCCCGATCATGATGTTCGGTTTGCCGGGTGCAGCGCTGGCGATGTATTTTGCCGCGCCGAAAGAGCGTCGTCCGATGGTTGGTGGGATGCTGCTTTCCGTGGCTATCACCGCGTTCCTGACCGGTGTGACTGAGCCGCTGGAATTCCTGTTCATGTTCCTCGCTCCGCTGCTGTACCTCCTGCACGCACTGCTGACCGGCATCAGCCTGTTTGTCGCAACGTTGCTGGGTATCCACGCGGGCTTCTCCTTCTCTGCGGGTGCCATCGACTATGCGTTGATGTATAACCTGCCGGCCGCCAGCCAGAACGTCTGGATGCTGTTGGTGATGGGCGTTGTTTTCTTCGCTATCTACTTCGTGGTGTTCAGTGTGGTTATCCGCCTGTTCAACCTGAAAACGCCAGGTCGTGAAGATAAAGAAGACGAAATTGTTACTGAAGAAGCCAACAGCAACACTGAAGAAGGTCTGACTCAACTGGCGACCAACTATATTGCTGCGGTTGGCGGTAGTGACAACCTGAAAGCGATTGATGCCTGTATTACCCGTCTGCGCCTGACGGTGGCTGACTCAGCTCTCGTCAACGATGCGATGTGTAAACGTCTGGGTGCTTCTGGTGTGGTGAAACTGAACAAGCAGACTATTCAGGTGATTGTCGGTGCGAAAGCCGAATCTATCGGTGATGCAATGAAGAAAGTCGTTGCCCGTGGGCCGGTAGCAGCAGCGTCTGCTGAAGCCGCTCCGGCAACCGCTGCTCCGGCAGCAAAACCACAGGCTGTACCAAACGCAGTGTCTATCGTTGAACTGGTATCACCGATTACTGGTGATGTTGTGGCGCTGGATCAGGTGCCAGACGAAGCATTCGCCAGCAAAGCGGTGGGTGACGGTGTGGCGGTGAAACCGACGGATAAAATCGTTGTATCACCAGCCGCAGGGACTATCGTGAAAATCTTCAACACCAACCACGCGTTCTGCCTGGAAACCGAAAAAGGCGCGGAAATCGTAGTCCACATGGGTATCGATACTGTGGCGCTGGAAGGTAAAGGTTTTAAACGTCTGGTGGAAGAGGGCGCGCAGGTAAGCGCAGGGCAACCGATTCTGGAAATGGATCTGGATTACCTGAACGCTAACGCTCGCTCGATGATCAGTCCGGTTGTTTGCAGCAATATCGACGATTTCAGCGGCCTGGTTATTAAAGCCCAGGGGCACGTCGTAGCGGGTCAAACACCGCTGTTTGAAATCAAAAAGTAA
- the nagB gene encoding glucosamine-6-phosphate deaminase, translating to MRLIPLTTAEQVGKWAARHIVNRINAFKPTADRPFVLGLPTGGTPMTTYKALVEMHKAGQVSFKHVVTFNMDEYVGLPKEHPESYYSFMHRNFFDHVDIPAENINLLNGNAPDIDAECRQYEEKIRSYGKIHLFMGGVGNDGHIAFNEPASSLASRTRIKTLTHDTRVANSRFFDNDVNQVPKYALTVGVGTLLDAEEVMILVLGSQKALALQAAVEGCVNHMWTISCLQLHPKAIMVCDEPSTMELKVKTLRYFNELEAENIKGL from the coding sequence ATGAGACTGATCCCCCTGACTACTGCTGAACAGGTCGGCAAATGGGCTGCGCGCCATATCGTCAATCGCATCAATGCGTTCAAACCGACTGCCGATCGCCCGTTCGTGCTTGGCTTGCCGACCGGTGGCACACCGATGACCACCTATAAAGCGTTAGTCGAAATGCATAAAGCAGGCCAGGTCAGCTTTAAGCACGTTGTCACCTTCAACATGGACGAGTATGTCGGTCTGCCGAAAGAGCATCCGGAAAGCTACTACAGCTTTATGCACCGTAATTTCTTCGATCACGTTGATATTCCAGCAGAAAATATCAACCTTCTCAATGGCAACGCCCCGGATATCGACGCCGAATGCCGCCAGTATGAAGAAAAAATCCGCTCTTACGGTAAAATTCATCTGTTTATGGGCGGTGTAGGTAACGACGGTCATATTGCATTTAACGAACCAGCCTCTTCTCTCGCCTCTCGCACCCGTATCAAAACCCTGACACATGACACTCGCGTCGCAAACTCTCGTTTCTTTGATAATGATGTTAATCAGGTGCCAAAATATGCGCTGACCGTCGGTGTGGGTACACTGCTGGATGCCGAAGAAGTGATGATTCTGGTGCTGGGTAGCCAGAAAGCACTGGCACTGCAGGCGGCCGTTGAAGGTTGCGTTAACCACATGTGGACTATTAGCTGTCTGCAACTGCATCCGAAAGCGATCATGGTGTGTGATGAACCTTCGACCATGGAGCTGAAAGTTAAGACTTTAAGATATTTCAATGAATTAGAAGCAGAAAACATCAAAGGTCTGTAA
- the nagA gene encoding N-acetylglucosamine-6-phosphate deacetylase translates to MYALTQGRIFTGHEFLDDHAVVIADGLIKSVCPVAELPPEIEQRSLNGAILSPGFIDVQLNGCGGVQFNDTAEAVSVETLEIMQKANEKSGCTNYLPTLITTSDELMKQGVRVMREYLAKHPNQALGLHLEGPWLNLVKKGTHNPNFVRKPDAALVDFLCENADVITKVTLAPEMVPTEVISKLANAGIVVSAGHSNATLKEAKAGFRAGITFATHLYNAMPYITGREPGLAGAILDEADIYCGIIADGLHVDYANIRNAKRLKGDKLCLVTDATAPAGANIEQFIFAGKTIYYRNGLCVDENGTLSGSSLTMIEGVRNLVEHCSIALDEVLRMATLYPARAIGVEKRLGTLAAGKVANLTAFTPDFKITRTIVNGNEVVTQ, encoded by the coding sequence ATGTATGCATTAACCCAGGGCCGGATCTTTACCGGCCACGAATTTCTTGATGACCATGCGGTTGTTATCGCTGATGGCCTGATTAAAAGCGTCTGTCCAGTAGCGGAACTGCCGCCAGAGATTGAACAACGTTCACTGAACGGGGCCATTCTCTCCCCCGGTTTTATCGATGTGCAGTTAAACGGCTGCGGTGGCGTACAGTTCAACGATACTGCTGAAGCGGTCAGCGTGGAAACGCTGGAAATCATGCAGAAAGCCAATGAGAAATCAGGCTGTACTAACTACCTGCCGACGCTTATCACCACCAGCGATGAGCTGATGAAACAGGGTGTGCGCGTAATGCGCGAATACCTGGCAAAACATCCGAATCAGGCATTAGGTCTGCATCTGGAAGGTCCGTGGCTGAATCTGGTAAAAAAAGGCACTCATAATCCGAATTTCGTGCGTAAGCCCGATGCCGCGCTGGTCGATTTCCTTTGTGAAAATGCCGATGTTATTACCAAAGTCACACTAGCGCCGGAAATGGTGCCAACGGAAGTGATCAGTAAACTGGCAAATGCTGGTATTGTGGTTTCAGCCGGTCACTCCAACGCCACATTGAAAGAAGCGAAAGCCGGTTTCCGCGCGGGGATTACCTTTGCCACCCATCTGTACAATGCGATGCCGTATATTACGGGGCGTGAGCCGGGTCTGGCGGGCGCGATCCTCGACGAAGCTGACATTTATTGCGGTATTATTGCCGATGGCCTGCACGTTGATTACGCTAACATTCGCAACGCCAAACGTCTGAAAGGCGACAAACTGTGTCTGGTTACCGATGCGACTGCGCCAGCAGGTGCCAATATTGAACAGTTCATTTTTGCGGGTAAAACAATATACTACCGCAACGGACTTTGTGTGGATGAGAACGGTACGTTAAGTGGTTCATCCTTAACCATGATTGAAGGCGTGCGTAATCTGGTCGAACATTGTAGTATCGCACTGGATGAAGTGCTGCGTATGGCGACGCTCTATCCGGCGCGTGCAATTGGCGTTGAGAAACGTCTCGGCACTCTCGCCGCAGGTAAAGTGGCCAACCTGACCGCATTCACACCTGATTTTAAAATCACCAGGACCATCGTTAACGGTAACGAGGTCGTAACTCAATAA
- the nagC gene encoding DNA-binding transcriptional regulator NagC, giving the protein MTPGGQAQIGNVDLVKQLNSAAVYRLIDQHGPISRIQIAEQSQLAPASVTKITRQLIERGLIKEVDQQASTGGRRAISIVTETRNFQAIGVRLGRHDATITLFDLSSKVLAEEHYPLPERTQQTLEHALLNAIAQFIDGYQRKLRELIAISVILPGLVDPDSGKIHYMPHIQVENWGLVEALEERFKVTCFVGHDIRSLALAEHYFGASQDCEDSILVRVHRGTGAGIISNGRIFIGRNGNVGEIGHIQVEPLGERCHCGNFGCLETIAANAAIEQRVLNLLKQGYQSRVPLDDCTIKTICKAANKGDSLASEVIEYVGRHLGKTIAIAINLFNPQKIVIAGEITEADKVLLPAIESCINTQALKAFRTNLPVVRSELDHRSAIGAFALVKRAMLNGILLQHLLEN; this is encoded by the coding sequence ATGACACCAGGCGGACAAGCTCAGATAGGTAATGTTGATCTCGTAAAACAGCTTAACAGCGCGGCGGTTTATCGCCTGATTGACCAGCATGGGCCAATCTCGCGAATTCAGATTGCCGAACAAAGCCAGCTTGCCCCCGCCAGCGTAACTAAAATTACGCGTCAGCTTATCGAACGCGGGTTGATCAAAGAAGTTGATCAGCAGGCCTCCACCGGAGGCCGCCGCGCAATCTCTATTGTCACCGAAACCCGCAATTTCCAGGCTATCGGCGTACGACTTGGTCGTCACGACGCTACCATCACCCTGTTTGATCTCAGCAGCAAAGTGCTGGCAGAAGAACATTACCCGCTGCCAGAGCGTACCCAGCAAACGCTGGAACATGCGCTCTTAAACGCCATCGCCCAGTTTATTGATGGCTACCAGCGCAAACTGCGAGAGTTAATCGCCATTTCGGTTATTCTGCCAGGGCTTGTCGACCCGGACAGCGGCAAAATTCATTACATGCCGCATATCCAGGTGGAAAACTGGGGGCTGGTAGAGGCACTGGAAGAACGTTTTAAAGTGACCTGTTTTGTCGGTCACGATATCCGCAGTCTGGCGCTGGCAGAGCACTACTTCGGTGCAAGTCAGGATTGCGAAGACTCCATTCTGGTGCGCGTGCACCGCGGAACAGGTGCCGGAATCATCTCTAACGGGCGCATTTTTATCGGCCGCAACGGCAACGTTGGTGAAATTGGCCATATTCAGGTTGAACCGCTGGGTGAACGCTGCCACTGCGGAAATTTCGGTTGTCTGGAAACTATCGCTGCCAACGCCGCCATTGAACAACGAGTGTTGAATCTGTTAAAGCAGGGCTATCAGAGCCGCGTGCCGCTGGATGACTGCACCATCAAAACTATCTGTAAAGCCGCAAACAAAGGCGACAGTCTGGCGTCGGAAGTGATTGAGTATGTCGGTCGCCATCTGGGTAAAACCATCGCCATTGCCATCAACTTATTTAACCCGCAAAAAATTGTTATTGCCGGTGAGATCACCGAAGCCGATAAAGTGCTGCTGCCCGCCATTGAAAGCTGCATTAATACCCAGGCGTTGAAGGCGTTTCGCACTAATCTGCCGGTAGTGCGTTCCGAACTGGATCACCGCTCAGCAATCGGTGCTTTTGCACTGGTAAAACGCGCCATGCTCAACGGTATTTTGCTCCAGCATTTGCTGGAAAATTAA
- the nagD gene encoding ribonucleotide monophosphatase NagD: MTIKNVICDIDGVLMHDNVAVPGAAEFLHGIMDKGLPLVLLTNYPSQTGQDLANRFATAGVDVPDSVFYTSAMATADFLRRQEGKKAYVVGEGALIHELYKAGFTIIDVNPDFVIVGETRSYNWDMMHKAAYFVANGARFIATNPDTHGRGFYPACGALCAGIEKISGRKPFYVGKPSPWIIRAALNKMQAHSEETVIVGDNLRTDILAGFQAGLETILVLSGVSSLDDIDSMPFRPSWIYPSVAEIDVI, translated from the coding sequence ATGACCATTAAAAATGTAATTTGCGATATCGACGGCGTGCTGATGCACGATAACGTCGCCGTACCGGGTGCAGCGGAGTTTTTGCACGGGATTATGGATAAAGGCCTGCCGCTGGTGTTGCTGACCAACTATCCTTCGCAGACCGGGCAAGACCTGGCAAACCGCTTTGCCACTGCGGGTGTCGATGTGCCAGACAGTGTGTTTTATACCTCCGCGATGGCAACTGCCGATTTCCTGCGTCGACAGGAAGGCAAAAAAGCGTATGTAGTGGGCGAAGGCGCGCTGATTCATGAACTGTACAAAGCCGGTTTTACCATTATCGATGTTAATCCTGACTTTGTGATTGTTGGCGAAACGCGCTCATACAACTGGGACATGATGCATAAAGCGGCGTATTTCGTCGCCAACGGCGCACGTTTTATCGCCACCAACCCGGATACTCACGGACGTGGTTTCTATCCGGCCTGTGGCGCATTGTGCGCGGGGATCGAGAAAATCTCCGGACGTAAACCGTTCTATGTTGGTAAACCCAGCCCGTGGATCATCCGTGCAGCATTAAACAAAATGCAGGCGCACTCGGAAGAAACGGTGATTGTTGGCGATAACCTGCGTACCGACATTCTGGCTGGCTTCCAGGCGGGTCTGGAGACGATTCTGGTGCTCTCTGGTGTTTCGTCGCTCGACGATATCGACAGTATGCCGTTCCGCCCTAGCTGGATTTACCCATCAGTCGCTGAAATCGACGTTATCTGA
- the asnB gene encoding asparagine synthase B: MCSIFGVFDIKTDAVELRKKALELSRLMRHRGPDWSGIYASDNAILAHERLSIVDVNAGAQPLYNQSKTLVLAVNGEIYNHQALRAEYGDRYQFQTGSDCEVILALYQEKGAEFLDDLQGMFAFALYDSEKDAYLIGRDHLGIIPLYMGYDEHGQLYVASEMKALVPVCRTIKEFPAGSYLWSQDGEIRSYYHRDWFDYDAVKDNMTDKNELRQALEDSVKSHLMSDVPYGVLLSGGLDSSIISAITKKYAARRVEDQERSEAWWPQLHSFAVGLPSSPDLKAAQEVANHLGTVHHEIHFTVQEGLDAIRDVIYHIETYDVTTIRASTPMYLMSRKIKAMGIKMVLSGEGSDEVFGGYLYFHKAPNAKELHEETVRKLLALHMYDCARANKAMSAWGVEARVPFLDKKFLDVAMRINPQDKMCGNGKMEKHILRECFEAYLPASVAWRQKEQFSDGVGYSWIDTLKEVAAQQVSDQQLETARFRFPYNTPTSKEAYLYREIFEELFPLPSAAECVPGGPSVACSSAKAIEWDEAFKKMDDPSGRAVGVHQSAYK, encoded by the coding sequence ATGTGTTCAATTTTTGGCGTATTCGATATCAAAACAGACGCAGTTGAGCTGCGGAAGAAAGCACTCGAGCTGTCACGCCTGATGCGTCATCGTGGCCCGGACTGGTCCGGTATTTATGCCAGCGATAATGCAATTCTCGCCCACGAACGTCTGTCAATTGTTGATGTTAACGCGGGTGCGCAGCCTCTCTACAATCAATCAAAAACCCTCGTACTGGCAGTGAACGGGGAAATCTACAACCACCAGGCGCTGCGTGCTGAGTATGGCGATCGTTACCAGTTCCAGACTGGATCTGACTGCGAAGTGATCCTCGCGTTGTATCAGGAAAAAGGGGCGGAATTTCTCGACGATTTGCAGGGCATGTTTGCCTTTGCCCTGTACGACAGCGAAAAAGATGCATATCTGATTGGTCGCGACCATCTGGGGATCATCCCTCTGTATATGGGTTATGACGAACACGGCCAGCTATATGTGGCCTCAGAAATGAAAGCCCTGGTGCCGGTTTGCCGCACCATTAAAGAGTTCCCGGCAGGGAGCTATCTGTGGAGTCAGGACGGCGAAATCCGTTCTTATTATCACCGCGACTGGTTCGACTACGATGCAGTGAAAGATAACATGACCGACAAAAACGAGCTGCGTCAGGCACTGGAAGATTCCGTTAAAAGCCACCTGATGTCTGACGTGCCTTACGGCGTGCTGCTCTCCGGTGGTCTGGATTCCTCAATTATTTCGGCTATCACCAAAAAATACGCCGCCCGCCGCGTGGAAGATCAGGAACGTTCAGAAGCCTGGTGGCCGCAATTGCACTCTTTTGCCGTGGGTCTGCCTAGTTCACCGGATCTGAAAGCGGCCCAGGAAGTGGCAAATCATCTGGGCACTGTGCATCACGAAATTCACTTCACCGTACAGGAAGGTCTCGATGCCATCCGCGACGTGATTTATCACATTGAAACGTATGATGTGACCACGATTCGCGCTTCAACGCCGATGTATTTAATGTCGCGTAAGATCAAGGCGATGGGCATTAAGATGGTACTGTCCGGTGAAGGTTCTGACGAAGTGTTTGGCGGTTATCTCTATTTCCACAAAGCGCCGAACGCCAAAGAGTTGCATGAAGAGACGGTGCGTAAGCTGCTGGCCCTGCATATGTATGACTGCGCACGCGCCAACAAAGCGATGTCGGCCTGGGGCGTGGAAGCACGCGTGCCGTTCCTTGACAAGAAATTCCTTGATGTAGCGATGCGCATTAATCCGCAGGACAAAATGTGCGGCAACGGCAAGATGGAAAAACACATCCTGCGTGAATGTTTTGAAGCGTATCTGCCCGCAAGTGTGGCCTGGCGGCAGAAAGAGCAGTTCTCAGATGGCGTCGGTTATAGCTGGATCGACACTCTGAAAGAAGTGGCGGCGCAGCAGGTTTCTGATCAACAGTTGGAAACGGCCCGCTTCCGCTTCCCATACAATACGCCGACCTCAAAAGAAGCGTATCTGTATCGCGAAATCTTTGAAGAACTGTTCCCGCTCCCAAGTGCCGCAGAGTGCGTACCAGGGGGGCCGTCCGTTGCCTGTTCTTCTGCCAAAGCGATTGAGTGGGATGAAGCGTTCAAGAAAATGGACGATCCATCGGGTCGCGCAGTCGGTGTTCACCAGTCGGCGTATAAATAA
- the ubiF gene encoding 3-demethoxyubiquinol 3-hydroxylase — protein sequence MTNQPTEIAIVGGGMVGGALALGLAQHGFSVTVIEHAEPAPFVEDSQPDVRISAISAASVSLLKGSGVWDAVQAMRCHPYRRLETWEWETAHVVFDAAELKLPLLGYMVENTVLQQALWQALETHPNVTLRVPASLIALHRDNDLQELELKGGEVIRAKLVIGADGANSQVRQMAGIGVHAWQYAQSCMLISVRCENDPGDSTWQQFTPDGPRAFLPLFEHWASLVWYDSPARIRQLQNMNMAQLQAEIAKHFPSRLGYVTPLAAGAFPLTRRHALQYVQPGLALVGDAAHTIHPLAGQGVNLGYRDVDALIDVLVSARSHGEAWASYPILKRYQMRRMADNFIMQSGMDLFYAGFSNNLPPLRFVRNLGLMAAERAGVLKRQALKYALGL from the coding sequence ATGACAAATCAACCAACGGAAATTGCCATTGTCGGCGGAGGAATGGTCGGCGGCGCACTGGCGCTGGGACTGGCGCAGCACGGATTTTCGGTAACGGTTATTGAACACGCTGAACCTGCGCCGTTTGTAGAGGACAGCCAGCCTGACGTGCGTATTTCAGCGATTAGCGCTGCGTCGGTATCATTGCTTAAAGGTTCAGGTGTCTGGGATGCGGTACAGGCTATGCGTTGCCATCCTTATCGCAGACTGGAAACGTGGGAGTGGGAAACGGCGCATGTGGTGTTTGACGCCGCTGAACTTAAGCTACCGTTGCTTGGCTATATGGTGGAAAACACCGTTCTGCAACAGGCGTTGTGGCAGGCACTGGAGACGCATCCGAACGTGACGCTACGTGTGCCGGCCTCGCTGATTGCGTTGCATCGCGATAATGATCTTCAGGAGCTGGAGCTGAAGGGCGGAGAAGTGATCCGCGCGAAGCTGGTGATTGGTGCCGATGGGGCAAATTCACAGGTGCGGCAGATGGCGGGAATTGGCGTTCATGCCTGGCAGTATGCGCAGTCGTGTATGTTGATTAGCGTGCGGTGCGAGAATGATCCTGGCGACAGCACCTGGCAGCAGTTTACACCTGACGGGCCGCGTGCTTTCCTGCCGTTGTTTGAGCACTGGGCGTCGCTGGTGTGGTATGACTCTCCGGCGCGCATTCGCCAGTTACAGAATATGAATATGGCGCAGTTACAGGCGGAAATCGCGAAACATTTCCCGTCGCGTCTCGGTTATGTGACGCCGCTTGCTGCGGGGGCGTTTCCACTGACGCGTCGTCATGCATTGCAATATGTTCAGCCAGGTCTGGCACTGGTGGGCGATGCGGCGCACACCATTCATCCGCTGGCGGGGCAGGGCGTGAATCTTGGTTATCGCGATGTTGATGCTCTGATTGACGTTCTGGTGAGCGCGCGCAGTCATGGCGAAGCGTGGGCCAGTTATCCAATCCTCAAGCGTTACCAGATGCGTCGCATGGCGGATAACTTCATTATGCAAAGCGGTATGGATCTGTTTTATGCCGGATTCAGCAATAATCTGCCGCCACTGCGTTTTGTACGTAATCTTGGTTTGATGGCGGCGGAACGCGCTGGCGTCTTGAAACGTCAGGCGCTGAAATATGCGTTAGGGTTGTAG